CTTAAAACAAATTTTTataacttttaattttttattttttaataaaattcaaaagTTTAGGTTATTAAAAATGATATATaaacaattttaaaataatgctcccagttctttttttttttaaaagtaagttGAATAATTATAGTTTCAAGTTTGTTGATATACtactaaatatatttttatatattttttcgcacaataaaataagatttttatttaaaagaagATACTGAAAACATTTCTCTCATGTGTGATAGGAATTAAATCAAAATCCCATCCAATACCATCccacaaaaccaaaaccaaaaacaGACGCAACCAGTCACCCACCAACTAAAAGTTAAAAGTTAGGGGTGCACATAGGTTGGGTTAGATgaattttggtcaaaataaaatccgaaccgatcaaaattatctgggttgggttggatttcacgaatttcttcttcggacccgatccgaaccaacccaacgaaatttggattgggttggatggatttatcgggtcactatattaaaataataatatatatgaaatattaaaacatcttgcaaaaattattataaattcagaaaaagttataaaaaatattaaatatgttataatactaaatagcatgaaaaagacacaaaaagttatagaaaTAATGCCACATAAATGACACatagccaaatatcatgaaaacataaaacttcattaccaaatgacatgaaacaatctaatataaatagtatctaaaaagtgaaaaacaacactaaatgtcatgccatgacacttagaacttagatgtctccaacatgccaaataactatatataaacatgtaacaaataactacaaacAAATACtttaagttcaaatatgacaaataactacaaatacttaagtctcaaagtttcaaaaagtcatcactccgacactaacactccaagtatgagtaaaattataaaaattattattatatgtatggattctgggttgggttggattctgggttgggttggatggatttgaactgaatccgaaatccgatccgaacttggttgggttgtagtaaaatccatccgactaacccgattgcccgatccaacccgcattttttctattgggtTGGGCGGGTTCATTTGATTTACCCGGTCATGTTCACCCCTACTAAAAGTCCCTAAAAGATAAAAGAATCTAAGCCACCAAAACGAAACATACCAGACAAATGAACTCAAATAGATATTTCAACCAATCTATTCATTGGACCCACGATTGGAAATGAGTTACTCTCATCTCTATCATATACTTTATTAAAAACTAATGGTCAAGATTATTTCATTATCACCCTCACATGACTGCATCTCATCTGACCTGCTTCCGGGAAAAGGTTGCTATAGAGTTTATTTGGCCTTAGATAATTCTAATGTGTGAGTGGTTTTCTTGCTCTTTGGATcgaatttttttctaatgaatTAGAATTTAAGAGTTGCTCCCTGCAAGTTGAAGACAAGCCTAACCTAATAGACTTAGCAAACTGTTCTTAGGATCTTCATATCCATATGTTACGCATGTGAGTTTTGATTCAATAGCAAGTGGGAATAATCGAAACAGGGAGAACAATCGCGTCTAGGGATTGCGCACATAAGAAATAGGGACAAGTTTCACGCAACATCAAAACTAAGGAGAAAGATGCACGTGACAAAATAAATTCTAGTAAATAATgactattaaatttaaaaaaaaaaatcaactgtGAAAATAGGGAGTAATTCGTTAAAATACtcttggttaaaaaaaaaacttgatgtTTGCTCAATAAAAATAATTGATATTGTGTGCGGGCACACCACTACTTTTTGCTAGTATTTACTCATGTCCAATCACATACCTATTTaacgcttataaaaaaaaggttgtctaaataatttataataaagtttgggttaaataacccaacattcaatcacattggagataagtgagttggaatttctatattttatttattaatttatttccaactcatttatcttcaatgtgattggatagtgggttatttaacccaaactttatcatgggtcatttagacaacaaaaaaaaacatacttaTTTAACGAATTTTTACCCCATCATGATAAGTACTTCCCATGGGTACCCAATAGATTTAAGACTCATTAACATTCCTAATCATGACAATAAtcttttaatttgaaaatagaACGAATAAATTAATGACCCTTCAATAATTATCAAGAACGGTTAATATATTGatttatatattgatattgcTCTATTTTGGATGTCTTTGTCATATTTCAGATGAAAATTTCATGAGTGATGGCACCTTGGATACAACCATAGATTGGATCTCTGGCATGAAAAATATGCGACTTAAAGACTTTCCCAGCTTCGTTAGAGTCACCGATCTAAAGGATGATATCATGTATAAATTCTTTATTTCTGAGACACAAAGATGTATGAGATCTTCTGCAATCATCATTAACACATATGAAGAATTGGAAAGTGAAGCCCTTGATACTCTTAGGGTCATAAACCCAAACATATATAACATTGGCCCACTTCAGCTGCTTGGTAGAAATTTTCCTCAAAAAGAAAATGGTTTTAAGGCAGGTGGGTCAAGTTTATGGAAAAATGACACAGAATGCATGAATTGGCTAGATAAATGGGAACCTTCCTCAGTTTTATATGTTAACTATGGATGCATAGCTGTTATGACTGAGCATCAGTTGAAAGAATTTGCTTGGGGAATAGCAAATAGCAAGGTCCCATTTTTATGGATATTGAGACCAGATGTCGTGATGGGTGAGGACTCTATAAATGTGCCACAAGAGTTCTTAGATGAGATCAAGGGCAGAGGATATATTGCAAGTTGGTGCTTTCAAGAAGAAGTGCTTAGCCATCCATCAATTGGGGCCTTCCTTACTCATTGTGGTTGGAACTCTACAATAGAAGGCATATCTGCGGGCCTGCCTTTGATTTGTTGGCCTTTCTTTTCTGAGCAACACACAAATAGTAGGTATGCTTGCACAACATGGGAAATAGGGATGGAAGTTAACCATGATGTGAAGCGAGATGAGATAACAACCCTTGTGAATGAAATGATGAAAGgagaaaagggaaaagaaatGAGGAAAAAGGGTTTGGAGTGGAAGAAAAAAGCAATAGAAGCTACTGGCTTAGGAGGATCGTCTTACAATGATTTCCATAAGCTCATAAAGGAGAGTCTTCACCACAATACTATCTGAGTTTGTTTTTACCTAGtgttaaaataaaatgtatttggCTTGTAACATTTCATTTATGTTTGTTGCCTCTTTTTATCTTGTAATAAAATGGTAGAACGAAGAGAAAACATCTTCAAACTACCAGACATAGCGCTGCTGGCATGAGCATAGGCCCATATCGAGCATGGCGCCAGCAGCATTCACTTCATTTATGTTTGTTTCTGAGTAATGTATTTGTATTTTCAAGAATTCCAAGCATTGAATTGTCATTTTGTCTAAATATATTTGCTCATTAAGCTTCATATCAGCTTTTGTTATATGTAAATCttataatttgaaaaataaaaataagtccTCTTATTCTTTTCCCTCCAAAATTTAACTTCAAAATAACCCTAAAGAGACTTATAATTATGAAAGGAAGGAGTACAACATAATATAAACTACTAATgtgttttcttctattttttctcAGTCCACTCCAATTTGCGCACAACTTGACTAAactaaatataaatcaaatatgaaaaataaagttagtttaaattaaaaaaacataccAAATAAAGCAAACCACTCTTTTTTTTTAGTTTCCCAAGGTATCCTCACAAAAGACTTGTTACTAATGTAGTATCATCTATGCAATAAAATAATATGTAATCTAAAAATATCAAACATAAAAAGTTcgtttcaagaaaaaaaagtacAATATCAGTTAATACTCAAAGTACAATATTAGTTAATACTCATTATtggtatatattttattaatatcacTCTTTTCTCATCTTCAGTTAAATCAAAATTCTCTTAATCACTTTTTTCGTGTCATCAACCTATGTAGTTACTACCAAACTTCCATTAGCAGTAGACACAATAGTGTCACTCATTGATGAGAGTTTGCAATTTAGCAAACATTTCATCAATGCTTTCATTCTCCTCCTACAGTTCATGCTATTGTACCAACAAACTGCTCTTAGTTTGCCTGATGTTGCATGTACCTTCATGAGAAATGGTCAATGTATCCCAAATTATCAATGCTTTCAATCCCCTTAGTTATTGTCGTTGAAGAAAGGAGGCTTATATTTGATTGACCATTAGACATGGGGTTGCTGTTGTTTTGTGCAACTATAGGATCTCCTCTATGCTTTGCATGTTAGAACAAGGTGATACGTTCCTGAACATGGTCATGCAGGTCGCTCTTATGGTATGTGCTTAAGAGCAAACCATTATGGGTCAACTTAGATGCTTTCAGGCCTTATGGCATAAGAGCCAACCCGAATAAGAGCCCCTCACCTTAGCGTGTCATTATTGGCATGTCAAGCTTCTAAGCCTTGTTGAAACCCTTTTCTAATGTTTGACATCTctttgacccttgcttgttgaTAGTATGAATAATAGTTCATGTTGTTTTAGCTTGCATTACAGCTCGGCTTCTCTTTCAAGAGCAACTCTTAAGTTTTGGTTTGAAAGTTATTTTCCCTCTATAACATCGCTAGTTTTCGTCTGGTCATATCTCTCAGTAAAATGTTTAAGTCGAATGATCGTTTCACTTGGTTTGAGGTAAAAAATTCCATGGCAGGTGATTGTAGTCATTCATTTTCTGAACTTCCATGGATATGAATTGAAGAAGAGAGTGGAGAAGAAGGAAAGTCTAGAGAAGAACGTGCGAGCTTCAAACTTGGAAAACTTGGTAGAGATAACTTTGGAACTCTATTTTCTCCAGGTGCCTCTCATATGCAAGATTCATATTGTAACACCCTAATTTTCAGGGTGTTATTCTTGTGTCCAAAAtgcagaaaataaatatatcaaATCATTTATATTCCTAAAACAcggatatattttattttttttttgaaaactaaaaacttctTGTAAAAATTACAACATAAATGATAAAGGTACAAATGTAATCCATGCATAAATAGTTAACGCTGATAagttatatataattaaaaggGAACACATAATTTAAAtgcttaaaagcatttcatgcCCCTGATGTATGATGATTGTGCAAAAGTCGCCCCTACTCTTTCTTCATCTACATTTGTACCCTTCATGTTTCTAAAAAGTGCATCGAATGCCCCCATGTCACTTTGACatatcattaaataaaaaaagaacttGGAAAAATGGGGTGGGGGAGGATAATGTGACCAAAGCCTGTCTAGTGTCTATGGAGGGAGGATAAATGGAGATTTTttaagaagaggaagaaagtgACGGATATCTAGTCAACCAAACCAAATCTTTCAGTAATCAGCATTTATTTTTGTTAGCTCTGCAATTAAGGGACTTTTACGAAACTAAATTACCATAATACCTTAATGGTGTgttttttgtttgtgaagatagAATTATACAAACGGCGGATGTAAAGCTTAACAAATAGCTTCAGCCCCAGGAACAGAAGACTATGTTGGATGTAAAAGGTGTGAATCCACTTGTTCAGTGGATTTCTTAATAGTTAGTTTTTGGCATGAAACAACTCAGAATATGTGCGGAGTTAGCTGCTTAGATCAAATGATGTGGTTGATAACCCCACTTGTCGACTGGAAAAGTTTGTTAAGGGATTTAATAGAGAGCATGAGATGGTAGGTTCAATATTATAGGAGAAGGTTAGGGAGATTATCTTGAGGTTGGAAAGGAAAATGAGGAGGGATAGTTTTCTCGTGAATCTTAGGGTGCAATAGAGATTTTCTATCAATAAACACTTCCATCTGAAAACTGGTATTTGAGATCCATATATCCAGGCAGCTAAAATAAGATTCAGTCTAGAAATAACAGCAAAAGCAATTTTCAGATCATTAGAAGCAATGGAGATTTTCAGTGATCAATGGAAAAGATGCGTATGGTTGGCTAATTACAGTGATGCCACAGTTAGATATCAAGGAAATTCCGGACAAGGAGAAGCTCAAAACAACTTTCAAAACCCTAACCCAGACTCTTACTTGGTACATAGGAAATGGATGGTGCAAACAAACATGATGGGTTGTGGATTCTTAACAGCACTTGTCAAACAATTTCAGTGCAGGTATTACTTTGATCGTCTACAGAGGAAGAAATGAAAACAGAACAAGCACTACAGAAGGTCAAAGATAAAGAACCCAGCGGTGGAGGAATACAGAGTCAATAATATTGTAGAAGAGATTGAAAGGGAAGACGTTGATGCAGATTTGGTTAAGCTGATGACAGAAGAGGAAGAGCCCAAGAAAGAGTAGATtacaaagagaagaaaaccaGCATAATAAGGAACATGTGGTGCGCGGGTGTAGATGGGGATGGTGAACGATCTGTACATATTGGACAAGAACGGGAAGAGGTGCCCAATAAATGGCCCAAAAACTTTGGGGTTTCATCATTTAAGTAAGCCCACTACTATTGCTGGAAAATGATGCTCATACAGTAGCTGATGCCACCATGATATGATGGCAAGGCTTCCACCACAAAAATTGCAAGGTTTGGCTTTGATAgggttaaaaatataatataaaagtacTCATGTATTTGCATTTTGCACCCAATAGCTCAAATTTTGGCACAGTTCAATCATGACATGGTCCACAGTTCTTAAAAGATGTTGAATTTAAGCACAAGGTAGATGGGCCTATGGCCCTATGCATCGCTCACGCTTGGGCTCTAGCATGAAGAAGTCTGTCCATCGTCCATGCTTGGGCTCTATAAAACCTTTTACCTAATAACTTTAAGCTTTCCTGGTACCTTGCCCAAATCGTAAGATAGTCTCAAAACTTATCTTTAGATCCGATATTGGACTATCGACAGATGTTCAAGAATCAATATAGCCTAATATAGCCTCAACCGTGTGGCTTTCCCTGTGAAATTAACTTAACATAGtggctttccaaaaaaaaaaatcctacaATCTATA
This portion of the Lotus japonicus ecotype B-129 chromosome 3, LjGifu_v1.2 genome encodes:
- the LOC130744279 gene encoding linamarin synthase 2-like — protein: MASSKPHAVCVPYPAQGHVNPFMQLTKLLRCMGFHITFVNTEYNHKRLAKSLGPEFVKGLPDFRFETIPDGLPPPEKDATQSIPLLSQSTSKHCYEPFKELVNKLNSSPEGPPVSCVITDGVMGFASSVANDLGIQEIQFWTASACGLLAYLQFEELLKRDIVPLKDENFMSDGTLDTTIDWISGMKNMRLKDFPSFVRVTDLKDDIMYKFFISETQRCMRSSAIIINTYEELESEALDTLRVINPNIYNIGPLQLLGRNFPQKENGFKAGGSSLWKNDTECMNWLDKWEPSSVLYVNYGCIAVMTEHQLKEFAWGIANSKVPFLWILRPDVVMGEDSINVPQEFLDEIKGRGYIASWCFQEEVLSHPSIGAFLTHCGWNSTIEGISAGLPLICWPFFSEQHTNSRYACTTWEIGMEVNHDVKRDEITTLVNEMMKGEKGKEMRKKGLEWKKKAIEATGLGGSSYNDFHKLIKESLHHNTI